The window CGCAGGCTCGCAACATATCTTCCAaggtttgaattgtcctctcggTTTGGTCATCGGTTtgtggatgataggccgtgctaAGTGTCACTTTCGTTCCCATGGCTCCATGGAAGCTCTTCCAAAATCGTGAGACGAAtcttgggtctctgtcagacaggaTACTCACTGGTACTCCGTGAAGTCGTACAATATTATCCATATACAGTGTGGCCAACTTATCCAGATTGTAGTTCATACGGACGGGTAGGAAGTGTGCGGATTTTGtaagtctatctacgattacccatattccGTCCTGACCTTGCCTTGACTTTGGTAAccctaccacaaagtccatagagatatgctcccatttccactctggtaTCTCCAAAGGTTGCAATAATTCTCCAGGTCGCTGGTGCTCtgctttgacctgttgacacacttggcatttagcgacagattctgccacgtctcttttcattccattccaccaaaaATTGCTCTTGAgatctctgtacatttttgtaTTCCCTGGATAGACTGAAAATTTGGACTTgtgtgcttctgacagtattTCTTGGCGAAGCTTATCGCTGTCTGGTACACACAGTTGTCCTTTCATCCATAAGACTCCTCTGTCATCGATTTGTAGATCTTGAGACTTCTCACTTTCAACTTGCCCCTTGAGTTTCGTTAGCTCAGGGTCTCGGTCCTGGTTTAACTTTACAGTCTCTTGCAGACATGGCCTCGCGGAGAGTGAGGCCAGGGTGATCTTGCTCTCATTTTTCTGACTCAGAGCATCGGCCACCTTGtttgctttacccgggtggtaacTGATAGCCAGATCGTAATCCTTCAGAAGTTCGATCCACCCtctttgcctcatgttaagttccttttgggtgaacagGTATTTGAGGCTCCGatgatctgtgaaaatttcgcACTTGGcgccatagagatagtgtctccagatttttaAGGCAAAGACAACTGCTGCTAGCTCTAGATCATGCGTAGGGTAGTTTTGCTCGTGCTGTTTCAACTGCCTTGATGCGTAGGCGATCACTCTTCCCTCTTGCATGAGCACGCATCCCAGACCTTCCTTAGATGCGTCACTGTAGACGGTGAATTCTTTACCTTCCGTGGGTAAGATTAGTACTGGCGTGGATGCGAGCTTTTCTTTTAATGTCTGAAAACTTTTCTCGCAACTTTCGTCCCAGACGAACTTGGAATTCTTCTGAGTGAGTTTCGTCAGTGGTATGGCGATCGAAGAAAAACCTTCGAcgaacttcctgtaataaccTGTCAGTCCAAGAAAGCTCCTGATGTCtgtggcgttcttaggtttTGGCCACTCTGTAATTGCCTCGACTTTCTTGGGATCCACTGATACTCCTGCTTCAGAGATTACGTGTCCTAAAAAGGATACACTCTttagccaaaactcacatttcttaaacTTAGCATAGAGCTCTTTTTCTCTCAAAGTCTGAAGTGCAATGCGCAGATGCTCTTCGTGATCTCGCTCGTTGGAAGaatagacgaggatgtcgtcaaTAAATACTACTATGAACTGATCCAGGAATTGCTTGAAAACTCTGTTCATTAGGTCCATGAAGGCTGCAGGTGCGTTGGTCAGCCCGAAAGACATCACTgtgaactcataatgtccatatcttgtccgaAAAACTGTTTTGGGGATATCTTCCGCCCTGACCTTCAGTTGGTGGTATCCCGTCCTCAGATCCAGTTTAGAAAATACTGCGGCTCCCTTAAGTTGATCAAATAGGTCGTCAATCCTTGGGAGggggtacttgttcttgataGTAATCTTGTTCAGTTCTATGTAGTCGATGCACAAtctcatactcccatctttcttctttacaaagagtACTGGTGCTCCCTATGGGGAAACACTAGGTCGAATTTGCTTTTTGTCcagcaattcttggagttgctcttttagctccttgagttcAGCTGGCTCCATCCTGTAAGGTGTTTTAGATATTGGTGCTGCACCAGGAACTAGATTGATTTCGAACTCAACTTCGCGGTCCGGGACTGCCCCTGGgagttcttctggaaaaacatcCGGGAACTCACATGGATGTCTTCTATCTTCAATTCGACTTCTTCTTGCACTTCGCTAACCATTGCTAGGTAGATATCTTCTCTGGATTTCATGTCTTTCCATGTTTGGGAAGCGGAAAGGAGTGATTTCCGTTCCTTGGCTTTACCATGATACACAATCTCTTTCTGATTCGGGGTTCGGAGTTTAACTCTTTTCCCTTTACAGTCCACTATTGCATTGTTTCtggctaaccaatccatccctaggatgatgtcGAAGTCGGCCATAACCAATTGTATTAAGTCTGCGCTGAAAGTCTGATTACCAATACTGATTATACAGTCCCTGTGAATCTCATGAGTTTCGATGGTCTTACTTGTAGGTGTGGCTATTCGGAAAGGTTCGGCTAATAATTCGGGCTTAAGTCCTAGTTTCTTAGCGAGTCTCTTAGATGCAAATGAATgcgtggcaccacaatcaaataacgCATAAGCAGGCACTTTTTGAATAAGAATGGTACCTGACACGACTTCAGTGGCGTCGTCGGCCTCTTCTAGAGTCATAGCAAAGACCCTGGCATTAGGCTTGCCTTTTTTTGGCTTGTTGGGGTTAGCTCCTGTATTTGGCCCTGTTCCTTTGTTGGGCCCGGCTGCTTGGTTGGCGGCAGTAGGACATTCGGCAATTCGGTGTCCTGCTTTCCCACATCCGAAGCATACTCCACTGTTTCTTCGGCATTCTCCCAGGTGTCGTAAGTGACAAGTTGGGCAAGGCTTAATATCCTGGTAGCTTGATGTAGGCGAAGGTCCTTTTGATGGTCCATCGGAATGGTTAGGCTTCTTGAAAGTCTGATTACTGCGTGAGGACTGACTAGTCATGGGCCTTTTGTTCTTAAATTCCTTCTCACTACGCTGGATGTCAATTTCGGTTCGGATAGCTGCACCCATTAGATCTGAAAAATTCGCGGGTTGGTAGACTGCTAGGGCTGATTGGATCCTGCTGTTCAATCCCTTTTTAAAACGGTGCGACTTCAAAACTTCGTCCGCCATGACTGCCGGAGCATAAGATCCAAGGGCATTAAACTGAGAGGTGTATTCCACGACTGACATATCCGGAGTTTGAgtgaaattttcaaactcactcAGTTTCTGTAGTCTGACCTCGGTTGGATAATACTGTTTCAGAAAGGCTTCTCGAAATCGCTGCCAAGTGATTGGTCCTGCAACTGTCATGGCTGGCGAAATTGCTTCCCACCATTTTCCTGCTTTATCTTCTAGGAACGGCACAGTCACGTCCACTTTCAATGCCTCGGGAACTTCCAATAGGCGGTGTTGAGTCTCTACACTTTTCAGCCAGCTCTGGTTGACCTCAGGGTCTGCAGCTCCACTGAAGGTTGGACACCGATTCTTGCGGAGTGATTCATAGTGGAACTTGATTCCatttggtggtggaggtggtggtggctgATTAGCGTTCTGATTTCCCAATCCTTGCAGCGTTGTCGCTACAATGGTGGCTATGGCCATAAGATCAGCTCGGCTTAAGATGATTGCAGGCGGGGGTCCATTTCCTTGCTCGTTCGCCGGTCCGCCTCCACGGTCAGTATTAGCACCACGCGGGTGGCGATTCTGTCTCGGGGGTCTGCCGGCCATTTCCTACAATTACGAGTTCTAAGAATTTATTGAACGAGTAGAGTTCATGCAATAGATTGTGCGGATATAAATTGAaatcaatgaatcaaataaaacaaatttttattgatttatcaaaAGAACTAAAATGAACATGACCAATCTAAAAGAATTAAAAGTCGTACTGAATGAAATAGCAACAACGAAAAAGTAAAATAAAGTCCTAGGACAAAATCACTAGGACATCCTAGCCTAATCCTCTATCTCTCCATCCCCAATGGCTGCTATAGGCTCCTCAATCTCTATCGGCTCTTCCTCCGGCTCTCCTTCCTGAAGTAGCTCTACCATATGAGTGAGATGGGCATTTTCTGCATTAAGCTGGGCCACTTGTGTCTTCCACCCTTGAACGTCTGCCTCTGCCTCGTCCAACATATCAATGGTAAGCTGGTGGCGCAGTTCGTAATCCCTCTTATTCTGCTTGATCTTGTTCTTCAGTGCCTCACCCTGTTGGGCTAGATGATGGTTCACCTTTGAAATGCTGTTTATAGCCTCACTTAAATTCTCCAGTCTCTTCTTGCTCCTGGCATTTTGCTGTTTTTCTTCTTCTAATTCTTTTCGGTATCGGTCGATGTCTTCATGCAGCTTTTTCTCTCGGTACAAGCCGTGCTCTATGCCATCCCTCAAATCCATGTTATCTCCTCTTACCAACTCTCCCTGATAGATAGCGTTGTTAAGTTGGGTTCGTATTACCTCATTCTCTGTGGCTAAGATCGCATTCTCCCGTCTTCTCTCACCTAGTCTGGCTCTAAGGCGCTTTATCAGGCGCGACTGATTATCAATGGCAAGCTGCTTCATGTGGATTGCAGCTCGGGCACGAGTGCGGAATTTGGGAGACATTTcctgaaaaaagaaaagaaaatgctcaaaatatcataaatatgataaaatatcagGATAGAGTAAAGtactgaaaattaaaagttttttcgaaaattcccaAAATGAAAAGCTTTGAGATAGACATATGGATTCGAAAGGTATATCGAGAGGATTTCAGATCAGTTGATGGAACCTAATTCGGAGTTTCCTACGAAAAAATCGAAGGACGTATGCTGGCGAGTTGACTCGCTGACTCGGCCGGGTTGACTCGCCGGAGTATGGTCGGAGCAGAGGCGTAGGACGGCGAAGGGGTGAGGGTCACGGAACCGGTGGTGGCACGGCCAGAATCGGTCGGGAAACTACCCAATTTGACCGGAAACTCGCTCAAAATCGGTTAACTCACTTGAAATTGGGTGTTTCCGATCAGCTCATCCGAACTCAAAATTGATGGTTGGGAAATGTTACCCATATATCGTATATTGTTTGggtaaaattaattgaaaatcggAGTAGGATTGGTAGGGTAATTGGACGAAATACTTTTCGGGTTAGGGTTCATATTCCAATTTCGTAGATCTGAAATTCCGCTTTCACACAAACACGAAATCTAAAATTGTTCGTCTAGGCGGTTCTGAGAATGGTCGCCGATCGGAGAAACGATGCCGGAAGNGTTCGTCTCGTCGAGGCGGTTCTGAGAATGGTCGCCGATCGGAGAAACGATGCCGGAAGAGGCCGGAATCGGCGAAGAACGCGGCGGCGCGCTAAGGCGCTGtttggcggctctgataccactaaaatgtcacgccccgaaactcaggatttgacaccggcgttgtttaacaaccacacaattgaaacaaccagcctcgtagcatagtataaatCGAAAACCAGTTCATTATTCATAATTTCTCCAAAAAAAcaattgtctttacaactgaaataaaataaatttgcggaaacgtcttacataaaatttaaagtcctaaaattaaaaaataatcatgtctaccaaattcgaaaataatttaatcaccatccccaaaactgttccgattcttcttcttctacctgttcttcggatttatctgggaaaggttgtaaggggtgagtattttgggaatactcagtaaatgggggaattatcgaacaccacataaaatttttcatattttcgaaaataacatatatttacagcatgcttttcatgatggtaacactgcaatttttcacctttcatggtttactgacgtcagtccctaagttttaatcctctaagggggcgaggccgtaaaacagttctatcccactgttaagggccatatgttggaattccacccattttcagggaatcctcacagtgtcctcacaaaaacgtaacaagatttaaaaaaacacgtagacggtgttcgaccgcatttttttctttaaaaagaaaaacacataacccaaaaatttaaaatttaaaatttgcccacttaccttaaattcttgatgcaaaattacgtgaataattagggttgcttgcacagaaatttcgaaaattcctcttcaacggctggacggcggcagcgtttcgctgtgctcgaaaattcctatggagactagagcacaattttcgaaatttttgtgtgttttagaggtgtgattttcgaaattagggccctcctatttataggggttggctgctatcgtgatcGAGAGTTATAgtgcgtttgaactgtgaatcaaatctaaaatcttgatatatccgtgatctaggtagatattcgaaatctccttcttctttccccacctaattttcgaaaattcctagtatatattgttagatttcgaattctagggattttattatctcttgcttgatcttttatcacggtatctcaatatcaacttaaatcttagacatttatctgcttattttcaaaattccttctttaattccttagattgagataaatttattcctgccaactttcaagtttaaaaaaatagtacTATCTAAATTTCGAGCTTCATAATTCTgcacacgataaaattatctacacaacttagataaccttaaaacaaatcttatattctgaatgatattaatatccaagattacaccatcaaattattaacctgatattaaac of the Primulina huaijiensis isolate GDHJ02 chromosome 1, ASM1229523v2, whole genome shotgun sequence genome contains:
- the LOC140972202 gene encoding uncharacterized protein, whose product is MAGRPPRQNRHPRGANTDRGGGPANEQGNGPPPAIILSRADLMAIATIVATTLQGLGNQNANQPPPPPPPNGIKFHYESLRKNRCPTFSGAADPEVNQSWLKSVETQHRLLEVPEALKVDVTVPFLEDKAGKWWEAISPAMTVAGPITWQRFREAFLKQYYPTEVRLQKLSEFENFTQTPDMSVVEYTSQFNALGSYAPAVMADEVLKSHRFKKGLNSRIQSALAVYQPANFSDLMGAAIRTEIDIQRSEKEFKNKRPMTSQSSRSNQTFKKPNHSDGPSKGPSPTSSYQDIKPCPTCHLRHLGECRRNSGVCFGCGKAGHRIAECPTAANQAAGPNKGTGPNTGANPNKPKKGKPNARVFAMTLEEADDATEVVSGTILIQKVPAYALFDCGATHSFASKRLAKKLGLKPELLAEPFRIATPTSKTIETHEIHRDCIISIGNQTFSADLIQLVMADFDIILGMDWLARNNAIVDCKGKRVKLRTPNQKEIVYHGKAKERKSLLSASQTWKDMKSREDIYLAMVSEVQEEVELKIEDIHVSSRMFFQKNSQGQSRTAKLSSKSI